In Ciconia boyciana chromosome 12, ASM3463844v1, whole genome shotgun sequence, a genomic segment contains:
- the LOC140658430 gene encoding thymosin beta-15A homolog, whose amino-acid sequence MCDKPDLSEVEKFDKKKLKKTNTEEKNTLPSKETIEQEKECVKSS is encoded by the exons ATGTGCGACAAGCCAGACCTCTCGGAGGTGGAGAAATTCGAcaagaagaagctgaagaaaaccaaCACGGAGGAGAAGAACACGCTGCCCTCCAAGGAGA ctATTGAGCAGGAGAAGGAATGTGTGAAGTCTTCCTAG
- the RAB9B gene encoding ras-related protein Rab-9B yields MSGKSLLLKVILLGDGGVGKSSLMNRYVTNKFDSQAFHTIGVEFLNRDLEVDGRFVTLQIWDTAGQERFKSLRTPFYRGADCCLLTFSVDDRQSFENLSNWQKEFVYYADVKDPEHFPFVVLGNKIDKLERQVSTEEAQAWCMENGNYPYLETSAKDDTNVAVAFEEAVRQVLAVEEQLEHCMLGHTIDLHSSSKSGSSCC; encoded by the coding sequence ATGAGTGGGAAGTCCTTGCTCTTAAAGGTCATTCTCCTTGGGGATGGTGGAGTTGGGAAAAGTTCCCTCATGAACCGGTATGTCACCAACAAGTTTGACTCGCAGGCTTTCCACACGATTGGTGTGGAGTTCTTAAACCGGGACCTGGAGGTGGATGGACGTTTTGTGACCCTCCAGATCTGGGACACTGCGGGACAAGAGAGATTCAAGAGCCTGCGAACCCCGTTTTACAGGGGAGCAGACTGCTGCCTGCTGACCTTCAGTGTGGATGACCGGCAGAGCTTTGAGAACCTCAGTAACTGGCAGAAGGAGTTTGTCTATTATGCTGACGTGAAGGACCCTGAACACTTCCCATTTGTAGTCCTGGGCAACAAGATAGACAAACTTGAGAGACAAGTGAGCACAGAGGAGGCCCAGGCCTGGTGCATGGAAAATGGTAACTATCCATACCTGGAGACTAGTGCCAAGGATGACACCAATGTGGCAGTGGCCTTTGAGGAGGCTGTGCGACAGGTGCTGGCGGtggaggagcagctggagcacTGCATGCTGGGCCACACCATTGACCTGCACTCCAGCTCCAAATCAGGGTCTTCCTGTTGTTAA